One window of Roseisolibacter agri genomic DNA carries:
- a CDS encoding efflux RND transporter permease subunit has protein sequence MFISDFAIRRPIVTVVTMIALVVFGLVALLRLQTDEFPDIDAPIVFVGVAYPGASPEQVEREVVDRIEDRVAAISGLDKLNSTSTDGFAQIIVQFDFDKPVDQATQDVRDAISAVRAQLPQEIIEPIIQRFDPAALPIVSLAITSATLTPAQLTQIADQQIAGDLRSIPGVAQVNVAGADSATLNVVLDPQRLAASGVGVDQVVAALRAQNLAAPVGQVTGPITERAIRLEGRLTRPEEFASLTVAQRGGVRIPLGQVATVEVGSAERRSAALYNGREAIGLDVVKAKGYSTTQVSDAVKARIARLRGQVPAGVSVEVVRDAGERVRNSVRNVQEALVEGAVLTVLVVFLFLNSWRSTVITGLALPVSVLASFVPLWVFGFTLNTMSLLGLSLAIGILIDDAIVVRENIVRHVEMGKDHFDAAREGTDEIGLAVAATTFSIVAVFVPVGFMSGFAGEWFKPFALTIAASVLVSLFVSFSLDPMLSAYWPDPEIEEGQRRNPIARALDRFNRWFDRQATRYRRGVAWALDHRLAMIALAVGSFVGAIALQARFGAFGFTPESDRSELTVAVESPPGASLEYTRLQAELVARQVRTHREVAYTYTTVGSASGSGAVDAASVYVRMVPRAARAVTQAEFGARLRRELRGLGGVTAYLLEAGGPAGGQKPFQLQLRGPDATTLNRLADSVAAIVRRTPGAVDVGLSTKGQKPELRVEVNRALAGALGVSVGQIAQSLRPAFAGVDAGNWVDPTGETRYVRVRLPPGARESPADLQRIPLVLPGAGPGGGPAVVPLGQVASITPGFGPAQIDHADRARVVTVGANFEGAALGAVTAGVNQRMRGLVLPEGYEVVAGGQVESQAEVFGSIFTALGVAVMLMYLILVVQFGSFLDPIAILLSLPLSLIGVVLTLILTGDSLNIMSLIGVILLMGIVAKNAILLIDFAKWTHERGDLPIREALIEAGAIRLRPILMTTLALIAGMIPVALGSGEGGDFRAPLGRAVIGGTITSTLLTLFVIPTVYEIFDGWRTALGARFRKTRPTHGAAPAPVPQAGD, from the coding sequence ATGTTCATCTCGGATTTCGCCATCCGGCGTCCCATCGTCACCGTCGTGACGATGATCGCCCTGGTCGTCTTCGGCCTCGTCGCGCTCCTGCGCCTGCAGACCGACGAGTTCCCCGACATCGACGCGCCCATCGTCTTCGTCGGCGTCGCCTATCCCGGCGCCTCGCCCGAGCAGGTCGAGCGCGAGGTCGTCGACCGCATCGAGGACCGCGTCGCCGCGATCAGCGGCCTGGACAAGCTGAACTCGACGTCGACCGACGGCTTCGCGCAGATCATCGTCCAGTTCGACTTCGACAAGCCCGTCGACCAGGCGACGCAGGACGTGCGCGACGCCATCAGCGCCGTGCGCGCGCAGCTGCCGCAGGAGATCATCGAGCCGATCATCCAGCGCTTCGATCCCGCCGCGCTGCCGATCGTGTCGCTCGCCATCACCAGCGCCACGCTCACGCCCGCGCAGCTGACGCAGATCGCCGACCAGCAGATCGCCGGCGACCTGCGCTCGATCCCGGGGGTCGCGCAGGTGAACGTCGCCGGCGCCGACAGCGCGACGCTCAACGTCGTCCTCGACCCGCAGCGGCTGGCGGCCAGCGGCGTCGGCGTCGACCAGGTGGTGGCCGCGCTCCGCGCGCAGAACCTCGCCGCGCCCGTGGGACAGGTGACCGGCCCCATCACCGAGCGCGCCATCCGTCTGGAGGGGCGCCTCACGCGCCCCGAGGAGTTCGCGAGCCTCACCGTCGCCCAGCGCGGCGGCGTGCGCATCCCGCTCGGCCAGGTCGCCACGGTGGAGGTGGGGAGCGCCGAGCGGCGCAGCGCGGCGCTCTACAACGGCCGCGAGGCGATCGGCCTCGACGTCGTGAAGGCCAAGGGCTACAGCACCACGCAGGTCAGCGACGCGGTGAAGGCGCGCATCGCGCGGCTGCGCGGCCAGGTGCCCGCGGGCGTGAGCGTCGAGGTGGTGCGCGACGCGGGCGAGCGCGTGCGCAACTCCGTGCGCAACGTGCAGGAGGCGCTCGTCGAGGGCGCGGTGCTCACCGTCCTCGTCGTCTTCCTCTTCCTCAACTCGTGGCGCTCGACCGTCATCACCGGCCTCGCGCTGCCCGTGTCGGTGCTGGCGAGCTTCGTCCCGCTCTGGGTGTTCGGCTTCACGCTGAACACCATGTCGCTGCTCGGCCTCTCGCTGGCGATCGGCATCCTGATCGACGACGCCATCGTGGTGCGCGAGAACATCGTGCGCCACGTCGAGATGGGGAAGGACCACTTCGACGCCGCGCGCGAGGGCACCGACGAGATCGGGCTCGCCGTCGCCGCGACGACCTTCTCGATCGTCGCCGTGTTCGTGCCCGTGGGCTTCATGAGCGGCTTTGCGGGCGAGTGGTTCAAGCCGTTCGCGCTCACCATCGCGGCGTCGGTGCTGGTCTCGCTCTTCGTGTCGTTCTCGCTCGACCCGATGCTCTCGGCCTACTGGCCAGACCCCGAGATCGAGGAGGGGCAGCGCCGCAACCCGATCGCGCGCGCGCTCGACCGCTTCAACCGCTGGTTCGACCGGCAGGCCACGCGCTACCGCCGCGGCGTGGCGTGGGCGCTCGACCACCGGCTGGCGATGATCGCGCTCGCCGTCGGCTCGTTCGTCGGCGCGATCGCGCTGCAGGCGCGCTTCGGCGCGTTCGGCTTCACGCCCGAGAGCGACCGCAGCGAGCTGACCGTCGCCGTCGAGTCGCCGCCCGGCGCGAGCCTGGAGTACACGCGCCTGCAGGCCGAGCTGGTCGCGCGGCAGGTGCGCACGCACCGCGAGGTCGCGTACACGTACACCACCGTCGGCAGCGCGTCGGGATCCGGCGCGGTGGACGCGGCGTCGGTGTACGTGCGCATGGTGCCGCGCGCCGCGCGCGCCGTGACGCAGGCCGAGTTCGGGGCGCGGCTGCGGCGCGAGCTGCGCGGCCTGGGCGGCGTGACCGCCTACCTGCTGGAGGCGGGCGGTCCCGCCGGCGGCCAGAAGCCGTTCCAGCTGCAGCTGCGCGGCCCCGACGCGACCACGCTCAACCGGCTGGCCGACTCGGTCGCGGCCATCGTGCGGCGCACGCCGGGCGCCGTGGACGTCGGCCTCTCGACCAAGGGGCAGAAGCCCGAGCTGCGCGTCGAGGTGAACCGCGCGCTCGCCGGCGCGCTCGGCGTGAGCGTGGGGCAGATCGCGCAGTCGCTGCGCCCCGCGTTCGCGGGCGTCGACGCCGGCAACTGGGTCGATCCGACCGGCGAGACGCGCTACGTGCGCGTGCGGCTCCCACCCGGCGCGCGCGAGAGCCCCGCGGACCTGCAGCGCATCCCGCTCGTGCTGCCCGGCGCCGGTCCGGGCGGCGGGCCCGCGGTCGTGCCGCTCGGCCAGGTCGCGAGCATCACGCCGGGCTTCGGACCCGCGCAGATCGACCACGCGGACCGCGCGCGCGTCGTCACCGTCGGCGCCAACTTCGAGGGCGCGGCGCTCGGCGCCGTCACCGCGGGCGTGAACCAGCGCATGCGCGGGCTCGTGCTGCCCGAGGGCTACGAGGTCGTCGCCGGCGGCCAGGTCGAGAGCCAGGCCGAGGTGTTCGGGAGCATCTTCACCGCGCTCGGCGTGGCGGTGATGCTGATGTACCTGATCCTCGTCGTGCAGTTCGGCAGCTTCCTCGATCCGATCGCGATCCTGCTCTCGCTGCCGCTGTCGCTCATCGGCGTGGTGCTGACGCTCATCCTCACGGGCGACTCGCTGAACATCATGTCGCTCATCGGCGTGATCCTGCTGATGGGCATCGTGGCGAAGAACGCGATCCTGCTGATCGACTTCGCGAAGTGGACGCACGAGCGCGGCGACCTGCCGATCCGCGAGGCGCTGATCGAGGCCGGCGCGATCCGCCTGCGCCCGATCCTGATGACGACGCTGGCGCTGATCGCGGGCATGATCCCGGTCGCGCTGGGCAGCGGCGAGGGCGGCGACTTTCGCGCGCCGCTGGGCCGCGCGGTGATCGGCGGGACCATCACGAGCACGCTGCTGACGCTGTTCGTGATCCCGACGGTCTACGAGATCTTCGATGGCTGGCGCACCGCGCTCGGCGCACGCTTCCGGAAGACGCGCCCGACGCACGGGGCGGCGCCGGCGCCGGTGCCGCAGGCGGGAGACTGA
- a CDS encoding rhomboid family intramembrane serine protease: MTPVVRSLLIATVAAFFLQKTLPGLTEAFLFVPQLLWRQPWTLVTYMFLHGGLTHLLFNMLGLFFFGSRVESRIGSQRFATLYFLSGISGALLSLLLSRNPILGASAGVFGVMLAFAHFWPDEPIHIWGVIPVPARILVIITTVFTLWSGISGGGGGIAHFAHLGGYVGAWLYMRWLDRARTDFRRKATSAPPEVTRQIRGFDRIDRSTIHEVNRGEVDRILDKISAGGVESLTPQERLFLSNFVPLDDRMPPKS; the protein is encoded by the coding sequence GTGACTCCCGTCGTCCGCTCGCTGCTCATCGCCACCGTCGCCGCCTTCTTCCTCCAGAAGACGCTGCCCGGCCTGACGGAGGCGTTCCTGTTCGTGCCGCAGCTGCTCTGGCGCCAGCCGTGGACGCTGGTGACCTACATGTTCCTGCACGGCGGGCTCACGCACCTCCTCTTCAACATGCTCGGCCTGTTCTTCTTCGGGTCGCGCGTGGAGTCGCGCATCGGGTCGCAGCGCTTCGCGACGCTGTACTTCCTGAGCGGCATCAGCGGTGCGCTGCTCTCGCTGCTGCTCTCGCGGAACCCGATCCTGGGCGCGTCGGCGGGCGTGTTCGGCGTGATGCTGGCGTTCGCGCACTTCTGGCCGGACGAGCCGATCCACATCTGGGGCGTGATCCCGGTGCCGGCGCGCATCCTCGTGATCATCACGACGGTGTTCACGCTGTGGAGCGGCATCTCGGGCGGCGGCGGCGGCATCGCGCACTTCGCGCACCTCGGCGGCTACGTGGGCGCGTGGCTCTACATGCGGTGGCTGGACCGCGCGCGCACCGACTTCCGGCGGAAGGCGACCTCGGCGCCGCCCGAGGTCACGCGGCAGATCCGCGGCTTCGACCGGATCGACCGCTCGACGATCCACGAGGTGAACCGCGGCGAGGTCGACCGGATCCTCGACAAGATCAGCGCCGGCGGCGTGGAGTCGCTGACGCCGCAGGAGCGGCTCTTCCTGTCGAACTTCGTCCCGCTCGACGACCGGATGCCGCCGAAATCGTGA
- a CDS encoding PH domain-containing protein, whose product MGLLDGLLGNASEVDATEMQEEFARVLATGERIDRAYVLVRDAMLFTDRRLILVDKQGATGRKVEYHSLPYRAITHFSVETAGHFDLEAELRIWVSGRAEPFTTTFNRRLSIYAVQAVLASYVCR is encoded by the coding sequence GTGGGTCTCCTGGACGGACTGCTGGGCAACGCGTCGGAGGTGGACGCGACGGAGATGCAGGAGGAGTTCGCGCGCGTGCTCGCCACCGGCGAGCGGATCGACCGGGCCTACGTCCTGGTGCGCGACGCGATGCTGTTCACCGACCGGCGGCTGATCCTCGTCGACAAGCAGGGCGCCACGGGCCGCAAGGTCGAGTACCACTCGCTCCCGTACCGCGCGATCACGCACTTCAGCGTCGAGACGGCGGGCCACTTCGACCTCGAGGCCGAGCTGCGGATCTGGGTGTCGGGACGCGCGGAGCCGTTCACCACGACGTTCAACCGGCGGCTGAGCATCTACGCGGTGCAGGCGGTGCTGGCGAGCTACGTCTGTCGATGA
- a CDS encoding LysR substrate-binding domain-containing protein, which translates to MDAPLAQLGSLTLTQLAYVVAIDTHRHFGRAAAACHVTQPTLSMQLGKLERALGATLFDRTRAPVVPTALGAQVAAQARVVLREAARVVELGQGADGDVAGELRLGVIPTLAPYLLPRVLDELARRHPRLELVVEERLTDDVLDGLRHDALDVALLATPAGPAAELDERALFHEPFVGYVGAGHRLAGRDTLAAADLSLDDLWLLAEGHCLRSEAVRLCGQREARGARGAAPTGPGRARFESGNLETLKRLVERGQGMTLLPALAAAELPTAAQRRLVRAFDDPVPTRTIRLVRRRALRRPQLADALAGAVLEVLPASCARAQRR; encoded by the coding sequence ATGGATGCACCGCTCGCCCAGCTCGGCTCGCTCACGCTGACGCAGCTCGCCTACGTCGTGGCCATCGACACGCACCGCCACTTCGGGCGCGCCGCGGCCGCCTGCCACGTCACGCAGCCGACGCTCTCGATGCAGCTCGGGAAGCTCGAGCGCGCGCTCGGCGCCACGCTCTTCGACCGCACGCGCGCGCCCGTCGTCCCCACCGCGCTCGGCGCGCAGGTCGCGGCGCAGGCGCGCGTGGTGCTGCGCGAGGCCGCGCGCGTGGTCGAGCTCGGCCAGGGCGCCGACGGCGACGTCGCCGGCGAGCTGCGCCTCGGCGTCATCCCGACGCTCGCGCCGTACCTGCTGCCGCGCGTGCTCGACGAGCTGGCGCGCCGCCATCCGCGGCTGGAGCTCGTGGTGGAGGAGCGGCTCACCGACGACGTGCTCGATGGCCTGCGCCACGACGCGCTCGACGTCGCGCTGCTGGCGACGCCGGCCGGGCCGGCGGCCGAGCTGGACGAGCGCGCGCTCTTCCACGAGCCGTTCGTGGGCTACGTCGGCGCGGGGCACCGTCTGGCAGGTCGCGACACGCTCGCCGCGGCCGACCTCTCGCTCGACGACCTCTGGCTGCTGGCCGAGGGACACTGTCTGCGCAGCGAGGCGGTGCGGCTGTGCGGGCAGCGCGAGGCGCGCGGCGCGCGCGGGGCCGCGCCAACGGGGCCCGGGCGCGCGCGGTTCGAGAGCGGCAACCTCGAGACGCTCAAGCGCCTCGTCGAGCGCGGGCAGGGGATGACGCTGCTGCCGGCGCTCGCGGCGGCCGAGCTGCCCACGGCGGCGCAGCGCCGGCTGGTGCGCGCCTTCGACGACCCGGTGCCGACGCGCACCATCCGCCTCGTGCGGCGCCGCGCGCTGCGCCGTCCGCAGCTGGCGGACGCCCTCGCCGGCGCGGTGCTGGAGGTGCTGCCCGCGAGCTGCGCGCGCGCGCAGCGGCGCTAG
- a CDS encoding DUF4097 family beta strand repeat-containing protein, whose product MRAAVLPTTLRIAPALLLLVGASAGAQARDAREWLEDCRSGRWGGDDARACDVREVTLPARARVVVDGGDNGGVTVTGWDRNEIRVVARLQAQADRDADARALLQDLRIETDGTIRASGPRRRSRESWSVSFDVYVPRRTDLSLDTQNGGVRIFDVEGAVRFSAVNGGVVLDDLAGDVRGETQNGGVNVTLAGNRWRGEGLDVRTQNGGVRLSIPSGYDAQLETGTVNGRFDIDFPMTVSGRIDRTIRTQLGSGGPTIRVRTTNGSVSVRRR is encoded by the coding sequence ATGCGCGCTGCCGTCCTCCCGACCACGCTGCGGATCGCCCCCGCCCTGCTCCTCCTCGTCGGCGCCTCCGCGGGCGCGCAGGCGCGCGACGCGCGCGAGTGGCTGGAGGACTGCCGCAGCGGACGCTGGGGCGGCGACGACGCGCGGGCGTGCGACGTGCGCGAGGTGACGCTCCCCGCGCGCGCGCGCGTGGTGGTCGACGGCGGCGACAACGGCGGCGTCACGGTCACCGGGTGGGACCGCAACGAGATCCGCGTGGTCGCGCGCCTGCAGGCGCAGGCCGACCGCGACGCCGACGCGCGCGCGCTGCTCCAGGACCTGCGCATCGAGACCGACGGGACGATCCGCGCCAGCGGGCCGCGCCGGCGCTCGCGCGAGTCGTGGTCGGTGAGCTTCGACGTCTACGTGCCGCGCCGCACCGACCTGTCGCTCGACACGCAAAACGGCGGCGTGCGCATCTTCGACGTCGAGGGCGCGGTGCGCTTCAGCGCGGTGAATGGCGGCGTCGTGCTCGACGACCTCGCGGGCGACGTGCGCGGCGAGACGCAGAACGGCGGCGTCAACGTGACGCTCGCCGGCAACCGGTGGCGTGGCGAGGGGCTGGACGTGCGCACGCAGAACGGCGGCGTGCGCCTGTCGATCCCGTCGGGCTACGACGCGCAGCTCGAGACGGGCACGGTGAACGGCCGCTTCGACATCGACTTCCCGATGACCGTCAGCGGCCGCATCGACCGCACGATCCGCACGCAGCTGGGCTCCGGCGGCCCGACGATCCGGGTGCGGACGACGAACGGCAGCGTGTCGGTACGCCGGCGCTGA
- a CDS encoding zinc-dependent metalloprotease: MRRSVRPGVLAALAALPLAPLMAQPPATPAQTPPAAGAPATPGGPTSAQPPRRAPRPYAQVVTARAVTDAGGITVHRVDDRWLFEVPDSLLARDFLLVSRVAGVPSNFDGFVSAGTSVEDRVVRWERTGDRLVLRSIGFDAVADDSLPIALSVASNNVGPILAAFPVQAFGRAGGRDSATAVVDVTDFFAGDTPAIAGLTAAQRRQYQVRRLDPARSYVSTVRSFPMNVEVRHTQTFDAAEPPSDRSGGALTLEMRQSLVLLPKTPMRPRYADARVGFFAVERVNYGLDEQKAASQRFIRRWRLEPKDTAAYLRGELVEPIKPIVYYLDPATPAKWRPYVRQGIQDWQKAFEVAGFRNAILAKDPPSRAEDPEWDPEDIRYSVVRWAASLVRNAVGPSTSDPRTGEIIESDITWYHNHMRSYRNRLMVETGAANPAARTLEIPEELMGETMRQVITHEVGHALGLPHNMVASSAFPVDSLRRASFVRRYGVSATIMDYARQNYVAQPGDGLAPKDFIRRLGPYDDFVINWGYRALPQARTPEDERATLHGWLMAQRGPLAYRYVPQQLGGVDPRAQTEDLGDDPVRAGTYAVANLRRVVPSLVEWTTKPGEDYDDLAELYGEAMRMWATYMNHAVTTIGGVEVDARTADQAGPAYRAVPRARQREAVAFLAEQVLRTPAWLAPEEILSRIGPQSGASSLANAQAAVLTQMLAAARLARLADAEARTPDAAYAPTAYLADVRRALWGAVPSVAAPDANRRALQRVHVERLGALVAPPAPPAGGQGAGGGGGPGGPGQQLPALLAPPAVPRTDLPALARGELRTLRDTARRSAALSAGMARAHWQDMADRIDVILDPPRGR; this comes from the coding sequence ATGCGACGCTCCGTCCGCCCCGGTGTGCTCGCGGCCCTGGCCGCGCTTCCCCTCGCGCCGCTCATGGCGCAGCCCCCCGCCACGCCCGCGCAGACGCCTCCTGCGGCGGGCGCACCCGCGACGCCCGGCGGCCCCACCAGCGCGCAGCCGCCGCGCCGCGCGCCGCGCCCGTACGCGCAGGTCGTCACGGCGCGCGCCGTCACCGACGCCGGCGGCATCACCGTCCACCGCGTCGACGACCGGTGGCTGTTCGAGGTGCCCGACTCGCTGCTCGCGCGCGACTTCCTCCTCGTCAGCCGCGTCGCCGGCGTGCCGTCGAACTTCGACGGCTTCGTCTCCGCCGGCACGTCGGTCGAGGACCGCGTGGTCCGCTGGGAGCGCACGGGCGACCGCCTCGTGCTTCGCAGCATCGGCTTCGACGCCGTGGCCGACGACTCGCTCCCGATCGCGCTCTCCGTCGCCAGCAACAACGTCGGCCCGATCCTCGCCGCCTTCCCGGTGCAGGCCTTCGGGCGCGCCGGGGGCCGCGACAGCGCGACCGCCGTCGTCGACGTCACCGACTTCTTCGCCGGCGACACGCCCGCCATCGCCGGGCTCACCGCCGCCCAGCGCCGCCAGTACCAGGTGCGCCGCCTCGACCCCGCGCGCAGCTACGTCAGCACGGTGCGCAGCTTCCCGATGAACGTCGAGGTGCGCCACACGCAGACGTTCGACGCGGCCGAGCCGCCGTCGGACCGCAGCGGCGGCGCGCTGACGCTCGAGATGCGGCAGTCGCTCGTGCTGCTGCCGAAGACGCCCATGCGCCCGCGCTACGCCGACGCGCGCGTCGGCTTCTTCGCCGTCGAGCGCGTGAACTACGGCCTCGACGAGCAGAAGGCCGCGTCGCAGCGCTTCATCCGTCGCTGGCGCCTGGAGCCCAAGGACACCGCGGCCTACCTGCGCGGGGAGCTGGTGGAGCCCATCAAGCCGATCGTCTACTACCTCGATCCGGCGACGCCCGCGAAGTGGCGGCCCTACGTGCGGCAGGGGATCCAGGACTGGCAGAAGGCATTCGAGGTCGCGGGCTTCCGGAACGCGATCCTCGCCAAGGATCCGCCGTCGCGCGCCGAGGACCCCGAGTGGGATCCCGAGGACATCCGCTACTCGGTGGTGCGCTGGGCCGCGAGCCTCGTGCGCAACGCCGTGGGGCCGAGCACCTCGGACCCGCGCACGGGCGAGATCATCGAGAGCGACATCACGTGGTACCACAACCACATGCGGTCGTACCGCAACCGGTTGATGGTGGAGACGGGCGCCGCGAATCCCGCCGCGCGCACGCTCGAGATCCCCGAGGAGCTCATGGGCGAGACGATGCGCCAGGTCATCACCCACGAGGTGGGGCACGCGCTCGGCCTCCCGCACAACATGGTGGCGTCGAGCGCGTTCCCGGTGGACTCGCTGCGGCGCGCGTCGTTCGTGCGGCGCTACGGCGTGTCGGCGACGATCATGGACTACGCGCGGCAGAACTACGTCGCGCAGCCTGGGGACGGGCTGGCGCCGAAGGACTTCATCCGACGCCTCGGCCCGTACGACGACTTCGTGATCAACTGGGGCTACCGCGCGCTCCCGCAGGCGCGCACCCCCGAGGACGAGCGCGCGACGCTGCACGGCTGGCTGATGGCGCAGCGTGGCCCGTTGGCCTACCGCTACGTGCCGCAGCAGCTCGGCGGCGTGGACCCACGCGCACAGACCGAGGACCTCGGCGACGATCCGGTGCGCGCCGGCACGTACGCGGTCGCCAACCTGCGCCGCGTGGTGCCCAGCCTCGTGGAGTGGACGACGAAGCCGGGCGAGGACTACGACGACCTCGCGGAGCTGTACGGCGAGGCGATGCGCATGTGGGCGACGTACATGAACCACGCGGTGACGACGATCGGCGGCGTGGAGGTGGACGCGCGCACGGCGGACCAGGCGGGGCCCGCGTACCGCGCGGTGCCGCGCGCGCGCCAGCGCGAGGCGGTGGCGTTCCTGGCCGAGCAGGTGCTGCGCACGCCGGCGTGGCTGGCGCCGGAGGAGATCCTGTCGCGCATCGGCCCGCAGTCGGGCGCGTCGTCGCTGGCCAACGCGCAGGCGGCGGTGCTGACGCAGATGCTCGCGGCCGCGCGGCTGGCGCGCCTCGCCGACGCGGAGGCGCGCACGCCCGACGCGGCCTACGCGCCGACGGCGTACCTCGCGGACGTGCGGCGCGCGCTGTGGGGCGCGGTGCCGTCGGTCGCCGCGCCCGACGCGAACCGCCGCGCGCTGCAGCGCGTGCACGTGGAGCGGCTCGGCGCGCTCGTGGCGCCGCCCGCGCCGCCGGCCGGCGGTCAGGGCGCCGGCGGTGGCGGTGGACCGGGCGGGCCGGGGCAGCAGCTCCCGGCGCTGCTCGCGCCGCCGGCGGTGCCGCGCACGGACCTCCCCGCGCTCGCCCGCGGTGAGCTGCGCACGCTCCGCGACACCGCGCGTCGCTCGGCCGCGCTGTCGGCGGGGATGGCGCGCGCACACTGGCAGGACATGGCCGACCGCATCGACGTGATCCTCGATCCGCCGCGCGGCCGATAG
- a CDS encoding family 10 glycosylhydrolase, with protein sequence MATTNPAYPRRARRAGAAALLLSTAACGEGTAPDARQPDAAPRFDLTVGASAADVTLMVRTPTAAPGERGGTTRQLDATLKTKSGRTLPAPAEARTVVWASLDPAVVTVDSTGLLAAQGLGATRVVVAHREGLWADTVQVSVVPVPVRSVVVSGAGTIAVDDSTTFTAAALDSAGVPLLGREVTWSATPRTVAAPTTNAGEFVALAVGDAVIDAAVDGVHGVRALRVTPQPVATVTVVPATIGLPQFRRTAIRAVAKDKRGKVLTGRAIAWSSSAPAVLAVLADRDTVVARDVGTATLTATSEGVSGTAPVTVGNPVEARALWVTRFEYTTATSVDFAKIATIMQKAASANFNVVYFQVRTSGDALYFSDIEPCSPRMCGSLGGTRPAQDPLDVALAEAAKRGIEVHAWVNALTGFIAGGTTACSQFINSTPMNWLRANPQWSAAARNSTTGAIMRQVENCTSATLASEYMWVSPAVPEVRAQLARVSADLARRYGPKGLKGIHLDRIRFPGQIAGYNRFGWDEATQEAYRQQTGARPTSDFTAAFVTFRQQLVNRAVREVRDSVSAVNPSFVLSAAVFPGYQQRTGWSAQWSLTELFQDPQAWAQGGYLDVEVPMNYPATATSASWTVKPVYCSSLDWTCVMDDHITRIERQAGRHVYVGVGAIKGWDEMKAQLDLAHDRAITGVSVYSYSLVDGIPNGWAQLAAGPFKHKATIPAMSWK encoded by the coding sequence GTGGCCACGACGAATCCTGCGTACCCGCGCCGCGCCCGACGCGCCGGCGCCGCCGCCCTGCTCCTCTCGACCGCGGCCTGCGGCGAGGGCACCGCGCCCGACGCCCGCCAGCCCGACGCCGCTCCCCGCTTCGACCTGACGGTCGGCGCCTCGGCGGCCGATGTCACGCTGATGGTGCGCACGCCCACGGCCGCGCCGGGTGAGCGCGGCGGCACGACGCGGCAGCTCGACGCGACGCTGAAGACGAAGTCCGGCCGCACGCTGCCCGCGCCGGCCGAGGCCCGGACGGTCGTCTGGGCGTCGCTCGATCCGGCGGTCGTCACCGTCGACTCGACGGGCCTGCTCGCGGCGCAGGGGCTGGGCGCCACGCGCGTCGTCGTCGCGCACCGCGAGGGGCTGTGGGCCGACACCGTGCAGGTGAGCGTCGTGCCCGTGCCGGTGCGCTCGGTGGTGGTGAGTGGCGCCGGCACGATCGCGGTCGACGACAGCACGACCTTCACCGCCGCCGCGCTCGACTCGGCCGGCGTGCCGCTGCTGGGACGCGAGGTGACGTGGAGCGCCACGCCCCGGACCGTCGCCGCGCCGACGACGAACGCGGGTGAGTTCGTGGCGCTGGCGGTCGGCGACGCGGTGATCGACGCCGCCGTCGACGGCGTCCACGGCGTGAGGGCGCTCCGCGTGACACCGCAGCCGGTGGCGACGGTGACGGTCGTGCCGGCGACGATCGGCCTGCCGCAGTTCCGCCGCACGGCCATCCGCGCCGTCGCGAAGGACAAGCGCGGCAAGGTGCTCACGGGCCGCGCGATCGCGTGGAGCTCGTCGGCGCCGGCGGTCCTCGCGGTGCTGGCGGACCGCGATACGGTCGTCGCCCGCGACGTCGGCACGGCGACCCTGACCGCCACGTCCGAGGGCGTGAGCGGTACGGCGCCGGTCACCGTGGGCAACCCGGTCGAGGCACGCGCGCTCTGGGTCACGCGCTTCGAGTACACCACGGCGACGTCCGTCGACTTCGCGAAGATCGCCACGATCATGCAGAAGGCGGCGAGCGCGAACTTCAACGTCGTGTACTTCCAGGTGCGCACGTCGGGCGACGCGCTCTACTTCTCCGACATCGAGCCCTGCTCGCCGCGCATGTGCGGCAGCCTGGGAGGCACGCGCCCGGCGCAGGACCCGCTCGACGTCGCACTGGCCGAGGCGGCGAAGCGTGGCATCGAGGTGCACGCGTGGGTCAACGCGCTCACCGGCTTCATCGCGGGCGGCACGACCGCGTGCAGCCAGTTCATCAACAGCACGCCGATGAACTGGCTCCGGGCCAACCCGCAGTGGAGCGCGGCGGCGCGAAACTCGACCACGGGCGCGATCATGCGCCAGGTGGAGAACTGCACGAGCGCGACGCTCGCGTCCGAGTACATGTGGGTCTCGCCGGCGGTGCCCGAGGTGCGCGCGCAGCTCGCCCGCGTCTCGGCCGACCTCGCGCGCCGCTACGGGCCGAAGGGGCTGAAGGGAATCCATCTCGACCGCATCCGCTTCCCGGGGCAGATCGCGGGGTACAACCGCTTCGGCTGGGACGAGGCGACGCAGGAAGCCTATCGCCAGCAGACGGGCGCGCGCCCGACCAGCGACTTCACGGCCGCGTTCGTGACGTTCCGCCAGCAGCTCGTGAACCGCGCGGTGCGCGAGGTGCGCGACAGCGTGAGCGCGGTGAACCCGTCGTTCGTGCTCTCCGCGGCGGTGTTCCCCGGCTACCAGCAGCGCACCGGGTGGAGCGCCCAGTGGAGCCTCACCGAGCTGTTCCAGGACCCGCAGGCGTGGGCGCAGGGCGGCTATCTCGACGTCGAGGTGCCGATGAACTACCCGGCCACGGCGACGTCCGCCTCGTGGACGGTGAAGCCGGTCTACTGCTCGAGCCTCGACTGGACGTGCGTGATGGACGACCACATCACGCGCATCGAGCGGCAGGCGGGGCGCCACGTGTACGTCGGCGTCGGCGCGATCAAGGGGTGGGACGAGATGAAGGCGCAGCTCGACCTGGCGCACGACCGCGCGATCACCGGGGTGTCAGTGTACAGCTACAGCCTCGTGGACGGGATCCCGAACGGCTGGGCGCAGCTGGCCGCGGGGCCGTTCAAGCACAAGGCGACGATCCCGGCGATGTCGTGGAAGTGA